DNA sequence from the Cellulophaga sp. HaHaR_3_176 genome:
GGAGTTAATTTTAATGCTACTGAAAAACTTACAATAGCTTTAAACATCAATAACTTATTTAATGTTTTACCAGAATGGGGCTTTAAAGCAGAAAATGCAGCAGGTCAAGCTTTAATTGATGATACTTCGTTAACATATTACGGAATAACACCTATTCAAGAGCAATCTAATCTTATTACATTTAACCAACGTTATTCTCAAATGACTTACGATGGTTACCACTTTAGTCAATTAGGTACAATGCTTAATTTATCAGTAAACTACAGATTTTAATTTAAGTTTGAGTTTGTTTTAGTCGAAGTTGCCCTTTAAAAAAGGGCAGCTTTTTAAAAAAGCTCAGATCAATTAAAAAAAAAGCCGGACTAAATTAGTCCGGCTTTTTTTATATTATATAAATATTATTTATTCTGGATGCATGAATTTTTGTTTAGCTAACAAAACTTCTTCTGTTTCTACATGATCATCATCAGGCACACAACAATCAACTGGGCAAACAGCTGCACACTGCGGCTCTTCATGGAATCCCATACATTCCGTACACTTATCAGGTGAAATATAATATACTTCGTCACTTATTGGTTCTTGTACATCATCTGCTTCAACTTCTTTACCATCAGGTAAAACAACTTTACCGTTTAATGATGTTCCATCACTGTAACGCCACTCGTCGGCACCTTCATATATTGCTGTATTTGGGCATTCTGGTTCACAGGCTCCGCAATTTATGCACTCATCCGTTATTATAATTGCCATAATTTTTGTTTCTTTTTTGCTGAATTAATTTCAGTATCAATACTTTTGTGCAAAGGTAAAACCTAATCTAATCCTATACAAATATAATGATAGACGTTACGCTAAGAATAGAAGCTTTTGTTAAACTTGGTACATTTTTCAAGGAA
Encoded proteins:
- a CDS encoding 4Fe-4S dicluster domain-containing protein, giving the protein MAIIITDECINCGACEPECPNTAIYEGADEWRYSDGTSLNGKVVLPDGKEVEADDVQEPISDEVYYISPDKCTECMGFHEEPQCAAVCPVDCCVPDDDHVETEEVLLAKQKFMHPE